From the genome of Streptomyces sp. NBC_00659, one region includes:
- a CDS encoding FAD-dependent monooxygenase, producing the protein MAHTFGTDVVVAGAGPVGLTAAAELRRRGVRCRIVDRLPARLPYAKAVGIQPRTLEIWDHMGLTRTVLEAAVPMYGQLAYVNGTEQARIDLVLPPEVPYGFAALPQYETERILDTYLARFGTGIERGTELVAFSQDADGVTVALRSASGTEEEVRTRYLVGCDGAHSIVRKKLGLTFEGSAFPEEYMLGDVEVDWDLPQGYGVRAMHRNGDGEVDDILVCIPLPGRNRYRMSMMVPLALSTAGRNDEPADGVVHGLDGGHAPALSDIQTVLDRLSPRPTTASCLRWSSVFRISHRIVDRYGDGRVFVAGDAAHIHPPTGAQGMNTGIQDAWNLAWKLALAIEGGARHDLAASYDAERRPVGEEVVERTVRHATQGVQADPADPGTVMLREAQLLVGYRGSPLVGPASEGPGPQPGDRAPDCTGLTTHIATFPLRLYDLLRDRGHVLLVYGDGEQSGQLAQVADEFSGRRVGTCVIRPAGSTTNTSGSPAYVDTLGEFARLYGVSAGVTAFVVRPDGYLGARLCPPTAAQLTAHLARIFAPADSGTR; encoded by the coding sequence GTGGCCCACACCTTCGGAACCGACGTCGTGGTGGCGGGTGCGGGCCCGGTGGGTCTCACCGCGGCCGCGGAGCTGCGCAGGCGCGGGGTCCGCTGCCGTATCGTCGACCGGCTCCCGGCTCGGCTCCCGTACGCGAAGGCGGTGGGCATCCAGCCGCGCACGCTGGAGATCTGGGACCACATGGGGCTCACCCGCACGGTCCTGGAGGCGGCGGTACCGATGTACGGGCAGCTCGCCTACGTCAACGGCACCGAACAGGCCCGGATCGACCTCGTCCTGCCGCCCGAGGTGCCGTACGGCTTCGCCGCCCTGCCGCAGTACGAGACCGAGCGCATCCTCGACACGTATCTCGCACGGTTCGGTACCGGGATCGAGCGGGGTACGGAGCTGGTCGCGTTCAGCCAGGACGCCGACGGTGTGACGGTCGCCCTGCGGTCGGCGTCCGGAACCGAGGAAGAGGTCAGAACGCGCTATCTGGTGGGCTGCGACGGCGCGCACAGCATCGTGCGCAAGAAGCTGGGTCTCACCTTCGAGGGCAGCGCGTTCCCTGAGGAGTACATGCTCGGCGATGTGGAGGTGGACTGGGACCTGCCGCAGGGCTACGGCGTCCGTGCCATGCACCGGAACGGCGACGGCGAGGTCGACGACATCCTGGTGTGCATCCCGCTGCCCGGCCGGAACCGGTACCGGATGTCGATGATGGTCCCGCTCGCACTCTCCACGGCGGGGCGGAACGACGAGCCGGCCGACGGCGTCGTCCACGGCCTGGACGGCGGACACGCGCCCGCGCTCTCCGACATCCAGACCGTGCTGGACCGGCTGTCCCCCCGTCCCACGACCGCCTCTTGTCTGCGCTGGTCCTCCGTCTTCCGCATCAGTCACCGGATCGTCGACCGCTACGGCGACGGCCGGGTCTTCGTCGCGGGCGACGCGGCGCACATCCACCCCCCGACCGGTGCCCAGGGCATGAACACGGGTATCCAGGACGCCTGGAACCTGGCCTGGAAACTCGCCCTCGCCATCGAGGGCGGCGCGCGCCACGATCTGGCGGCGAGTTACGACGCCGAGCGGCGGCCCGTCGGGGAGGAAGTCGTCGAGCGCACGGTCCGCCACGCGACCCAGGGCGTCCAGGCCGACCCGGCGGACCCGGGGACCGTGATGCTGCGCGAGGCACAGCTCCTCGTCGGCTACCGCGGCAGCCCGCTCGTGGGCCCGGCCTCCGAGGGCCCCGGACCCCAGCCGGGCGACCGGGCACCCGACTGCACCGGCCTCACGACACACATCGCCACCTTCCCGCTGCGCCTCTACGACCTCCTGCGCGATCGCGGGCACGTTCTGCTGGTGTACGGGGACGGCGAGCAGAGCGGTCAACTCGCCCAAGTGGCGGATGAGTTCTCCGGAAGGCGGGTGGGCACCTGTGTGATCCGGCCCGCCGGGAGCACCACGAACACCTCAGGCTCTCCGGCGTACGTCGACACGCTCGGCGAGTTCGCCCGTCTGTACGGCGTCTCCGCCGGGGTGACCGCCTTCGTGGTCCGCCCGGACGGATACCTCGGCGCCCGCCTCTGTCCGCCGACGGCGGCGCAGCTGACGGCCCACCTGGCCCGCATCTTCGCCCCGGCCGACTCCGGCACCCGGTAG
- a CDS encoding flavodoxin family protein, whose protein sequence is MPTLLIVHHTPSPNCQAMFEAVLSGATAPEIEGVRVVRRAALEATASDVLAADGYLLGTPANLGYMSGALKHFFDQVYYPCLDTTAARPFGYYVHGGNDVTGAVRGIESVTTGLGWRRAAEAVKVTGEPGKADIEACWELGATLAAQLME, encoded by the coding sequence GTGCCCACTCTGCTGATCGTGCATCACACGCCCTCGCCCAACTGCCAGGCCATGTTCGAAGCCGTGCTCTCCGGTGCGACGGCGCCCGAGATCGAGGGCGTCCGGGTGGTGAGGCGGGCGGCGCTGGAGGCGACCGCCTCGGATGTGCTGGCCGCCGACGGCTATCTGCTCGGCACCCCGGCCAACCTCGGCTACATGTCGGGCGCGCTGAAGCATTTCTTCGACCAGGTCTACTACCCGTGCCTGGACACGACGGCCGCACGCCCCTTCGGCTATTACGTGCACGGCGGAAACGACGTCACGGGGGCGGTGCGCGGCATCGAGTCCGTGACGACGGGCCTCGGCTGGCGCCGTGCGGCCGAGGCGGTGAAGGTGACCGGCGAGCCGGGCAAGGCCGACATCGAGGCGTGCTGGGAGCTCGGCGCGACCCTCGCGGCCCAACTGATGGAATGA